A stretch of Lactuca sativa cultivar Salinas chromosome 6, Lsat_Salinas_v11, whole genome shotgun sequence DNA encodes these proteins:
- the LOC122194879 gene encoding photosystem I P700 chlorophyll a apoprotein A2-like, with amino-acid sequence MAHHHLAIAFLFLITGHMYRTNFGIGHSMKDLLDAHIPPGGRLGRGHKGLYDTINNSLHFQLGLALASLGVITSLVAQHMYSLPAYAFIAQDFTTQAALYTHHQYIAGFIMTGAFAHGAIFFIRDYNPELLK; translated from the coding sequence ATGGCTCATCATCATTTAGCTATTGCATTTCTTTTTCTTATTACTGGGCATATGTATAGAACTAATTTTGGGATTGGGCACAGTATGAAAGATCTTTTAGATGCACATATCCCTCCGGGAGGGCGATTGGGACGTGGGCATAAGGGCCTTTATGACACAATTAATAATTCGCTTCATTTTCAATTAGGCCTTGCTCTAGCTTCTTTAGGGGTTATTACTTCTTTGGTAGCTCAACACATGTACTCTTTACCCGCTTATGCATTTATAGCACAAGACTTTACTACTCAAGCTGCATTATATACTCATCACCAATACATTGCAGGATTCATCATGACAGGAGCTTTTGCTCATGGAGCTATATTTTTTATTAGGGATTACAATCCGGAACTTCTTAAATAA